One Sporocytophaga myxococcoides genomic window carries:
- a CDS encoding ATP-binding cassette domain-containing protein, producing MLSINNLSFYIGSRPLYEDVSLHIKPKDRIGLIGANGTGKSTLLRLITGEYKPDKGDISRSGECTIGFLNQDLLSYDSQESILHVAMQAFEEAMALQKKIDEVLKEMEVDYKDSLVDKLTKLQERFEALDGYSIQSKAEEILEGLGFSTKDLEKPLKTFSGGWRMRVMLAKLLLAKPSLLLLDEPTNHLDLPSIQWIEKYLENYEGAIIVVSHDRYFLDNTVKTVVEVAQQNLHIYAGNYQFYLEEKALRAEIQKGAFENQQSKIRQTERFIDRFKAKASKARQVQSRVKSLERMDLIEDVVEENARVNFRFKFSKNPGRTILSLKNISKSYGDLNILKNTHAIIERGDKIALIGANGKGKSTLLRIIAGTENIEGERTEGHNVLQGFFAQHQLEALNVNNSMLDELKEAGSDKSELELRTILGCFLFSNDDVFKKIKVLSGGEKSRVALAKTLISEANFLLLDEPTNHLDIVSVNILIQALQQYEGTYIVISHDRHFVSQVANKIWFIEDNEIKEYPGTYEEYCYWQEQRVKNSVTAPVSSSVPKKSEEKLIKNITEPGKEIQKELKSLQNQLEKTETRITELENKKAKVEEELAKPDVYSNVQKLADTNSKYELLRQQLEQEQQKWDEYAEKIQELEDQK from the coding sequence ATGCTCTCAATAAACAATCTGTCTTTCTATATAGGTAGTCGACCACTTTATGAAGATGTTTCTCTACACATAAAGCCTAAAGACAGAATTGGACTCATAGGCGCCAATGGAACGGGAAAATCTACATTGCTTCGTCTTATTACCGGGGAGTACAAGCCTGACAAAGGGGATATTTCCAGGAGTGGAGAATGTACTATTGGTTTTCTTAACCAGGATCTTCTATCTTATGATTCCCAGGAGAGTATACTTCACGTAGCCATGCAGGCATTTGAAGAAGCTATGGCCCTTCAAAAGAAAATTGATGAAGTATTGAAAGAAATGGAGGTCGATTACAAGGATTCCCTAGTTGACAAACTAACTAAACTTCAGGAAAGATTTGAAGCTTTGGATGGCTATTCAATTCAATCCAAGGCTGAAGAAATACTAGAGGGACTTGGTTTTTCTACTAAAGATCTTGAAAAGCCTTTAAAAACATTTTCAGGAGGCTGGAGAATGCGTGTTATGTTAGCTAAACTACTTTTGGCAAAACCTTCTCTCCTTCTTCTTGATGAGCCTACCAACCACCTTGATCTTCCATCTATTCAATGGATAGAGAAATATCTTGAAAATTATGAAGGTGCTATTATTGTGGTGTCTCACGACAGATACTTCCTTGACAATACAGTAAAAACGGTGGTGGAAGTAGCCCAGCAAAACCTTCATATTTATGCCGGCAATTATCAATTTTACCTTGAAGAAAAAGCTCTAAGGGCCGAGATTCAGAAAGGTGCATTTGAAAATCAACAATCCAAAATCCGCCAGACGGAGCGCTTTATAGACCGATTCAAAGCGAAAGCATCCAAAGCTCGTCAAGTGCAGTCTCGTGTTAAATCTCTGGAACGAATGGATTTAATTGAGGATGTTGTGGAGGAAAATGCGAGAGTAAATTTCCGATTTAAATTCAGCAAAAATCCAGGAAGAACAATTCTTTCTTTAAAAAATATTTCAAAGTCTTATGGAGACCTTAATATATTGAAGAACACACATGCTATTATTGAAAGAGGGGATAAAATAGCATTAATAGGCGCAAATGGAAAAGGGAAATCCACACTTTTAAGAATCATCGCAGGTACTGAAAATATAGAAGGAGAAAGAACAGAAGGACACAACGTCCTTCAGGGATTTTTTGCGCAGCACCAGCTTGAGGCTCTAAACGTTAATAACTCTATGCTGGATGAGCTTAAAGAAGCTGGCAGTGACAAATCAGAGTTAGAGCTCCGTACGATACTCGGATGTTTTCTTTTTTCCAATGATGATGTTTTCAAAAAAATCAAAGTCTTATCAGGAGGGGAAAAATCAAGAGTAGCACTTGCCAAAACTCTTATTTCAGAAGCAAATTTTCTTTTGCTGGATGAGCCAACCAACCATCTGGATATTGTCTCTGTAAATATTCTGATACAGGCGCTTCAACAATATGAAGGCACCTATATTGTCATTTCACACGACCGACATTTTGTTTCACAGGTAGCAAATAAAATCTGGTTTATTGAAGATAATGAAATAAAAGAGTATCCTGGTACATACGAAGAATACTGTTACTGGCAAGAACAAAGAGTTAAGAATTCGGTAACTGCGCCTGTAAGTTCTTCCGTTCCAAAAAAGTCAGAAGAAAAGCTTATAAAAAATATTACTGAACCAGGAAAGGAAATACAAAAAGAACTAAAGAGTTTGCAAAATCAGCTGGAAAAAACGGAAACAAGGATTACAGAACTGGAAAATAAAAAAGCAAAAGTAGAAGAAGAACTGGCTAAGCCGGACGTTTATAGTAATGTTCAAAAACTTGCAGATACTAATTCTAAATATGAATTGCTTCGTCAGCAACTCGAACAAGAACAGCAGAAATGGGATGAATATGCAGAAAAAATACAAGAGCTTGAAGACCAAAAATAG
- the cas6 gene encoding CRISPR-associated endoribonuclease Cas6: MRVRIVFGLTNKGASVPFHHQFLLSGLVNSVMDRHRIEFPDFDLYNFSGLKGQTKVGKEGLHFYSNKVTLVFSSPNEHYIEVFVRALFKMPQVEIGKLLLVPLTVEREAEPQLGNEVKFICISPLVIINPEEKGSDPKKFISPSTDMFSDMLYESTMSRMEKSKRFTPEEIASFYKFQIVPDKDYLTKIREEEKKFARIFPVFHKAEKYEVRGYTFPFTLYADPKVQQFVFDCGLGFYAFKGFGMLDIANADPNQRTTPFIVNND, from the coding sequence TTGAGAGTAAGAATAGTTTTCGGCTTAACAAACAAAGGGGCTTCGGTACCCTTTCACCATCAGTTTTTACTATCCGGGTTAGTAAATTCTGTTATGGACAGACACAGGATTGAGTTTCCTGATTTTGACTTATATAATTTCTCGGGTTTAAAAGGACAGACCAAAGTTGGAAAAGAAGGCTTGCACTTCTATTCTAATAAGGTAACTCTAGTCTTTTCAAGTCCAAATGAACATTATATAGAAGTTTTCGTCAGGGCATTATTTAAAATGCCTCAGGTTGAAATCGGTAAGTTATTACTCGTTCCTCTCACGGTAGAAAGAGAAGCAGAACCTCAACTTGGAAACGAGGTGAAGTTTATCTGTATTTCTCCTTTGGTGATTATAAATCCAGAGGAAAAGGGAAGCGATCCTAAGAAGTTCATTAGTCCTTCTACAGATATGTTTTCGGATATGCTTTATGAAAGTACGATGAGCAGAATGGAAAAATCAAAAAGATTTACCCCTGAGGAAATTGCGTCTTTCTATAAATTCCAGATTGTTCCGGATAAAGACTATCTGACTAAAATTAGAGAGGAAGAAAAGAAATTTGCACGAATTTTCCCTGTTTTTCATAAAGCTGAAAAATACGAGGTAAGAGGATATACTTTCCCTTTTACATTATATGCGGATCCTAAAGTTCAGCAATTTGTATTTGATTGCGGTCTTGGATTTTACGCCTTTAAGGGCTTTGGAATGTTGGATATTGCAAATGCAGATCCAAACCAAAGAACTACTCCATTTATTGTTAACAATGATTAG
- a CDS encoding DUF3276 family protein: protein MEENKDQEKVEIYSQRVRAGKRTYFFDIKSTRSNDYYLTITESKRRFKDDGYFYEKHKIFLYKEDFDKFLEALKGTIDHVKTELMPDVDFSKFEDNGERDRDEEGNASSSDELTWD from the coding sequence GTGGAAGAGAATAAGGATCAAGAAAAAGTAGAAATTTACTCTCAGAGAGTAAGAGCAGGGAAAAGAACGTATTTCTTTGACATTAAGTCAACACGTTCAAACGATTATTATCTTACGATCACTGAGAGTAAGAGGAGGTTTAAAGATGATGGGTATTTTTATGAGAAGCACAAAATTTTCCTTTATAAAGAGGATTTTGACAAGTTTCTCGAAGCCTTAAAAGGTACCATTGACCATGTAAAAACGGAATTAATGCCTGATGTTGATTTTTCTAAATTTGAAGATAACGGAGAAAGAGACAGGGATGAGGAAGGTAATGCTTCATCAAGTGATGAATTAACCTGGGATTAG
- a CDS encoding DUF5103 domain-containing protein gives MIRTEFLRRLFSLLFISSIIQFAFNNNLQSQDKTLITQDFVYEEAFKTVLLYPANSGNNDELNTPIVPLIQSVPLVLEFDELGEGASSLYLKIIHCNADWTISSLSTVQYLDGYNEYFIEDRKSSIGTRIPYTHYKTTLPKVRVTGNYLAVIYRSGDESDIILTKRFIVFDSKVAIAVEQKPSTGVSQRFTHQQLDFNILYPNMEIINPRGSIKVVIRQNNRWDKIIDNLQPLYVQEDLRKLEYNYFNLENNFPGGNEFRTFSTRSVKFNDINVDKIFIQPDFAEAFLKRDLSTNNQAYALYPDIDGRFVVELYETKTKEIEPDYVFTNFSLDTKGPVPGKVFVIGSFNNYELGPGSELLFNSETNTYQLKTLLKQGYYNYRYAFVPKGSRVSDEVFFEGSHFATQNLYDFIVYYRPPGARSDIVVGYKSININGRN, from the coding sequence ATGATCAGAACTGAATTTTTAAGGAGACTTTTTAGTCTCCTATTTATTTCCAGCATTATTCAATTTGCCTTTAATAATAATTTACAATCTCAGGATAAGACTTTAATTACCCAGGATTTTGTATATGAAGAAGCGTTTAAAACAGTGTTGCTATATCCTGCTAATTCAGGAAACAATGATGAGTTAAATACTCCCATTGTCCCTTTAATTCAAAGTGTGCCACTGGTTCTGGAATTTGATGAATTAGGAGAAGGAGCATCTAGCTTATATCTTAAAATCATCCATTGCAATGCAGACTGGACTATTTCTAGCCTTAGCACAGTTCAATACCTTGACGGATATAACGAATATTTTATAGAGGATCGAAAGTCCTCAATAGGAACCCGAATTCCGTACACACATTACAAAACAACCTTACCTAAGGTAAGAGTAACAGGAAATTATCTTGCTGTTATATACAGAAGTGGAGATGAATCTGATATTATTTTAACCAAAAGATTTATTGTTTTTGATAGCAAGGTAGCTATTGCAGTAGAGCAAAAGCCTTCTACCGGGGTCAGCCAGCGCTTCACTCATCAACAATTGGATTTTAATATTTTGTATCCCAATATGGAAATTATAAATCCCAGAGGATCTATAAAGGTTGTGATTCGACAGAACAACAGGTGGGATAAGATTATTGACAATCTGCAGCCTTTGTATGTACAGGAAGATCTCCGTAAACTGGAATATAACTATTTTAATCTTGAGAACAATTTTCCGGGAGGTAATGAATTCAGGACCTTTAGTACCAGGAGTGTTAAGTTTAATGATATTAATGTTGATAAAATATTTATTCAACCGGATTTTGCAGAAGCGTTTTTAAAGAGAGATTTGAGTACCAATAATCAAGCCTATGCTCTCTATCCAGATATTGATGGCCGATTTGTTGTAGAGTTATATGAAACTAAGACAAAAGAGATTGAGCCAGATTATGTATTTACCAATTTTTCTCTTGACACTAAAGGACCTGTGCCTGGAAAGGTATTTGTAATTGGATCATTCAACAATTATGAATTAGGGCCAGGATCGGAATTGTTATTCAATAGTGAAACAAATACATATCAATTGAAAACCTTATTAAAACAAGGTTACTATAATTACAGATATGCTTTCGTACCGAAAGGAAGCAGAGTCAGTGATGAAGTATTTTTTGAAGGTTCTCACTTTGCAACCCAGAATTTATACGATTTTATTGTTTATTACAGACCTCCGGGAGCGAGATCAGATATTGTGGTAGGCTACAAGTCAATAAATATAAACGGAAGAAACTAA
- the ychF gene encoding redox-regulated ATPase YchF, which yields MGLQCGIVGLPNVGKSTLFNALSNAKAEAANYPFCTIEPNVGVITVPDERLITLEQLVNPEKVLPTVIEFVDIAGLVKGASKGEGLGNKFLANIREVDAIIHVVRCFEDENIVHVGGKVDPISDKEIIDTELQLKDLESVDKKILKVEKIAKAGDAKAKKELAILNQFKQTLESGKNARSLQLNSEDELEAVADLHLLTIKPVIYVANVDEASVIKGNKFVDTLKNAVAEENAQVIIVCAAIESQIAELQEAEEKQMFLQEYGLDESGLNKLIKASYKLLNLITYFTAGVKEVRAWTIKSGWKAPQAAGVIHSDFEKGFIKAEVIKISDYEKFKTELACKEAGKISIEGKEYVVEDGDIMHFRFNV from the coding sequence ATGGGACTTCAGTGTGGTATTGTAGGATTACCCAATGTAGGGAAATCAACTTTGTTCAATGCACTTTCGAATGCTAAAGCAGAAGCGGCTAATTATCCTTTTTGTACAATAGAACCAAATGTAGGGGTGATTACTGTTCCTGACGAACGTTTAATTACGCTAGAACAGTTAGTCAATCCCGAAAAGGTATTGCCAACGGTAATAGAATTTGTTGATATTGCAGGCCTTGTAAAAGGCGCAAGTAAAGGAGAGGGGTTGGGAAATAAATTTCTTGCTAATATCAGAGAGGTGGATGCTATAATTCATGTCGTTAGATGTTTTGAAGATGAAAACATAGTTCACGTGGGTGGTAAAGTGGATCCAATTTCTGATAAGGAAATTATTGATACGGAACTTCAACTTAAAGATCTTGAATCTGTAGATAAAAAAATTCTTAAGGTTGAAAAAATAGCCAAAGCAGGTGATGCTAAAGCTAAAAAGGAGTTAGCTATTCTAAACCAGTTTAAGCAAACTCTGGAGAGTGGAAAAAATGCAAGAAGTCTGCAGTTGAATAGTGAAGATGAACTGGAAGCTGTAGCGGACTTACATTTATTAACTATTAAGCCCGTTATTTATGTTGCAAATGTAGATGAGGCTTCGGTGATTAAAGGAAATAAATTTGTAGATACATTGAAAAATGCTGTAGCGGAGGAAAATGCTCAGGTAATTATCGTATGTGCTGCAATTGAATCTCAAATCGCTGAATTACAGGAAGCTGAAGAAAAACAGATGTTTCTTCAGGAATATGGCCTTGATGAGTCTGGTTTGAATAAACTAATTAAAGCTTCTTATAAATTACTTAATTTGATTACTTATTTTACAGCTGGTGTGAAAGAAGTGAGGGCTTGGACAATAAAAAGCGGATGGAAGGCTCCTCAGGCAGCCGGTGTTATCCATTCTGATTTTGAAAAAGGATTTATTAAAGCTGAAGTAATTAAAATATCTGATTACGAGAAGTTTAAAACGGAGTTGGCATGTAAAGAAGCAGGTAAAATTTCAATTGAAGGAAAAGAATATGTAGTCGAAGATGGTGATATTATGCACTTCCGATTTAATGTTTAA